The sequence below is a genomic window from Streptococcus oralis.
AAAAGTATCTGTTACATCACTATGTATAGATTCAAAATTACTCCAAGCTATCTTATTTTTCATTGAAAAACCATCCTAAATATATTTTATCAGATATGCTAATTTTAGCATAAATAATATTAAAATCCTATGAGTCATATAAATTTAATTTAAAATACTATCTATTTTGATATAATCAGAAATATGCACGAGTTTAATACCTCCATTTCCGTAAAATAATAGTATAATAGAGGTAGAATGTAGAAAAGAGGTGGGCCCATGGCTGTTAAATTCACAAAAACCGATGACTTGGACAAGATGTTTGAGGAATTCGCCAAACTTCCTGACTTAACACAAGTCACTTTCCCAGATGACAAAGACAAAAAAGAAAAAGTTGAGAAGAAAAAATAGATGACGATTTTTCAATCTCTTCCTCCTAGCATCTTACAAGCAGGGGCTATTTTTCTCTCCATCATGATTGAAGCCCTTCCTTTTGTCTTGATTGGGAGTCTCATTTCGGGATTGATTGAGGTCTATATCACACCTGACAAGGTCTATGAGTTTCTCCCTCGCAATCGTTGGGGGAGGATCTTTTTTGGTACCTTCATTGGCTTTCTCTTTCCATCCTGCGAGTGTGGAATCGTTCCCATCATCAATCGTTTTCTGGAAAAGAAAGTGCCCAGCTACACGGCCGTTCCCTTTCTGGTGACTGCTCCCATCATCAATCCTATCGTTCTTTTCGCTACATATTCTGCCTTTGGCAA
It includes:
- a CDS encoding SPJ_0845 family protein translates to MAVKFTKTDDLDKMFEEFAKLPDLTQVTFPDDKDKKEKVEKKK